TGTTGCGCAGACGCGCCTCGAGACCGTCCATGACAGAGAGCAGGCCGAAGTCGAAGGCCATGGCCCGGCCGACTTCCGGGTCGATCGGCGTCGTCGCCCGATAGTCCTCGAGCATCTCGGAATAGTCGCCCGCGAGCCCTTCCATGACCCGCGTCATGCTGTCGACGTCCAGGCCGGAGCGGCTGGACGCCTTCTCCCATGCGGCCTCGGGAATCACCTGGCCGAGTACGAACGACATCACTGTTCCACTCGCGAGGTAGATGTCGACGCCTTGAAAACCCGCACCGACGAACGCGCGGCGCAGCCGGTCGCTGAGCCGCAACGAGTTCGGCCCGATGCTGGGCAACTGCCCGACCAGCGACGCCATCCAGGGGTGCGCCCTGATCGTCGCGCGCAGGCTGTAGGCAAAGGTGCTCAGCAGCTCCCGCCAGGACGACTGCTCCGGGTCCGGTATCTGCACCATGCCCCAGAACTCGTCGAGCACCAGCTCCAGCAACTCCTCCTTGTTCGCGACGTACCAATACAGGCTGGTCGCGCCGGCGCCGAGCTTCCCACCGAGCTTGCGCATGCTCAGCGACTCCAGACCTTCGGCGTCGAGGATCTCGACCGCCGCGGCGATGATCTGCTCGCGGCGCAGCCCGGAGGCCTTGGGCTGGCGGGGCTCCCTGGTCCATACCGAGGCGAACTGCTTGGTCACACTCTGATCTTATATTCACTCGCACACCGTTCAAGTTTCTCGTACGCTGTGCGTGTGGAATCGAACGTTGTACGAGACCCTCGCCGCTGGTGGATTCTGGGGGTCCTCTGTCTGTCCTTGCTGGTGCTGATGATCGACGGCACCGTGCTCAATCTCGCGATCCCCTCGCTGATTCGGGAGCTGGACGCCACTCCGTCGGACATCCAGTGGATTCTGGACGCCTACGTGCTGGTCTTCGCCGGACTCCTGCTCACCGCGGGCAGCCTGTCCGACCGCTTCGGCAGGCGACGGATGCTGATCACGGGCCTGGCCGTGTTCGGTGTGGCATCCCTGGCCGCCGTGCTGGCGACCGAACCATGGCAGATCGTCGCCGCCCGCGCCGCGATGGGTGTCGGCGGGTCACTGCTGATGCCCTCGACCCTGTCGATCTTGATGACCACCTTCGCCGAGGACGAGCGGCGTACCGCGATGGCCGCGTGGTCCACCGTCTCGATAGTCGGCATCGTCGCCGGGCCCACGCTGGGTGGCTTTCTGCTACAGCACTACTGGTGGGGTTCGGTGTTCCTGCTCAACATCCCGGTCGCGGTGCTCGCCATCATCGCGGCCTCGGTGCTGATGCCGGAGACCACCGGTGAGCAGCGGCCGGTAGACCTCGTCGGAGTCGGACTGTCCATTGTGGCGCTCGGCTCTACGGTCTACGTGATCATCGAGCGTGAATGGAACATCGGAATGATCGTGCTGGCGGCGGCGACGGCGATCGCCTTTATCGGCTGGGAGCGCCGGTCGGCGCATCCGATGCTGCCGCTGGCGGTGTTCCGCAGCCGAGACTTCACCGGCACCTGCTTCACCCTGCTGCTGATGGTGTTCGGCATGGGCGCGAT
The DNA window shown above is from Nocardia sp. NBC_01730 and carries:
- a CDS encoding MFS transporter → MESNVVRDPRRWWILGVLCLSLLVLMIDGTVLNLAIPSLIRELDATPSDIQWILDAYVLVFAGLLLTAGSLSDRFGRRRMLITGLAVFGVASLAAVLATEPWQIVAARAAMGVGGSLLMPSTLSILMTTFAEDERRTAMAAWSTVSIVGIVAGPTLGGFLLQHYWWGSVFLLNIPVAVLAIIAASVLMPETTGEQRPVDLVGVGLSIVALGSTVYVIIEREWNIGMIVLAAATAIAFIGWERRSAHPMLPLAVFRSRDFTGTCFTLLLMVFGMGAIMLMLTQYLQFVLGYGPMKAGLALLPYAVAAAVCNGLGATLGKALSNKTLIVSGLLVMSAAFAILAMGSGYLWVLISMLVMGVGGGLAGPAAYAAIMSAIPLRHAGVGSAMNDTLQQVGMAISIAILGSVLAGVFTSNMPGDAPDAARESIGAAFQLGYVEPAKDAFTAAMSTGAWISAGFSIAAALLGAVLLRTRRPSAIEQPVTTAIANE
- a CDS encoding TetR/AcrR family transcriptional regulator, whose translation is MTKQFASVWTREPRQPKASGLRREQIIAAAVEILDAEGLESLSMRKLGGKLGAGATSLYWYVANKEELLELVLDEFWGMVQIPDPEQSSWRELLSTFAYSLRATIRAHPWMASLVGQLPSIGPNSLRLSDRLRRAFVGAGFQGVDIYLASGTVMSFVLGQVIPEAAWEKASSRSGLDVDSMTRVMEGLAGDYSEMLEDYRATTPIDPEVGRAMAFDFGLLSVMDGLEARLRNTRGSG